Proteins encoded in a region of the Marmota flaviventris isolate mMarFla1 chromosome 3, mMarFla1.hap1, whole genome shotgun sequence genome:
- the Slc39a14 gene encoding metal cation symporter ZIP14 isoform X1: MKLPSPALPSCFLLTLLHIWRAAPEAHASSMDMQAVSATSFLENLMHRYGEGGSLTLQQLKKLLIHLNVGVDRNNATQPGQGHRNLSTCFSSGDLFAAHNFSEESRIGRSELQAFCPTILQQLDSGACTSENQENEENEQTEEGKPSAIEVWGYGLLCVTVISLCSLMGASVVPFMKKTFYKRLLLYFIALAIGTLYSNALFQLIPEAFGFNPLEDYYVPKSAMVFGGFYLFFFTEKILKMLLKPKNEHHHGHNHFASETLPSKKDQEEGVTEKLQNGDLDHMIPQHCNSDPDGKAPDVDGKVIVGSLSVQDLQASQSACYWLKGVRYSDIGTLAWMITLSDGLHNFIDGLAIGASFTVSAFQGISTSVAILCEEFPHELGDFVILLNAGMSIQQALFFNFLSACCCYVGLAFGILAGSHFSANWIFALAGGMFLYIALADMFPEMNEVCQEDERKGSILIPFVIQNLGLLTGFTIMLLLTMYSGQIQIG; this comes from the exons ATGAAGCTGCCgagcccagccctccccagctgCTTCCTACTGACCCTGCTGCACATATGGAGAGCTGCTCCCGAGGCCCACGCCTCCTCCATGGACATGCAGGCCGTCAGCGCCACCTCTTTCCTGGAGAACCTCATGCATCGCTACGGTGAGGGTGGCAGCCTCACCCTGCAGCAGCTGAAGAAGCTGCTCATCCACCTGAATGTGGGAGTAGACCGGAATAACGCCACACAGCCTGGCCAGGGACACAGGAACCTCTCCACG TGCTTTAGTTCTGGAGACCTCTTTGCTGCTCACAATTTCAGCGAGGAGTCTCGGATTGGGAGGAGTGAGCTCCAGGCGTTCTGCCCCACCATTCTCCAGCAGCTGGACTCTGGGGCCTGTACCTCTGAGAACCAAGAGAATGAAGAGAACGAGCAGACAGAGGAGGGGAAGCCGAGTGCCATCGAAG TGTGGGGATACGGTCTCCTCTGTGTCACCGTTATCTCCCTCTGCTCCCTCATGGGGGCCAGCGTGGTGCCCTTCATGAAGAAGACCTTTTACAAGCGGCTGCTGCTCTACTTCATAGCTCTGGCGATTGGAACCCTCTACTCCAACGCCCTCTTCCAGCTCATCCCTGAG GCTTTTGGCTTCAATCCTCTGGAAGATTATTATGTCCCCAAGTCTGCCATGGTATTTGGGGGcttctaccttttctttttcacagAGAAGATCTTAAAGATGCTTCTTAAGCCGAAAAATGAG CATCATCACGGACATAACCATTTTGCCTCGGAGACACTTCCTTCCAAGAAGGACCAGGAGGAGGGTGTGACAGAGAAGCTGCAGAATGGGGATCTGGACCACATGATTCCTCAGCACTGTAACAGCGATCCCGATGGCAAGGCCCCGGACGTGGACGGGAAGGTCATCGTGGGCTCGCTCTCCGTGCAG GACCTCCAAGCTTCCCAAAGTGCCTGTTACTGGCTGAAGGGTGTCCGCTACTCTGACATCGGCACCCTGGCCTGGATGATCACCCTGAGTGACGGCCTCCACAACTTCATCGACGGCCTGGCCATAGGTGCCTCCTTCACTGTGTCTGCTTTCCAAGGCATCAGCACGTCTGTGGCCATCCTCTGTGAGGAGTTCCCACACGAGCTGG GAGACTTTGTCATCCTGCTCAATGCTGGGATGAGTATCCAGCAGGCTCTGTTCTTCAACTTCCTTTCTGCCTGCTGCTGCTACGTGGGTCTGGCCTTTGGCATCCTGGCCGGCAGCCACTTCTCGGCCAACTGGATTTTTGCCCTGGCTGGAGGAATGTTCTTATATATTGCTCTGGCTGACATG TTTCCTGAGATGAATGAGGTCTGCCAGGAGGATGAAAGGAAGGGCAGCATCTTGATCCCCTTTGTCATTCAGAACCTGGGCCTCTTGACCGGCTTCACCATCATGCTGCTCCTCACTATGTACTCAGGGCAGATCCAGATCGGATAG
- the Slc39a14 gene encoding metal cation symporter ZIP14 isoform X2 — MKLPSPALPSCFLLTLLHIWRAAPEAHASSMDMQAVSATSFLENLMHRYGEGGSLTLQQLKKLLIHLNVGVDRNNATQPGQGHRNLSTCFSSGDLFAAHNFSEESRIGRSELQAFCPTILQQLDSGACTSENQENEENEQTEEGKPSAIEVWGFGFLSVSLINLASLLGVLVLPCTEKAFFSRVLTYFIALSIGTLLSNALFQLIPEAFGFNPLEDYYVPKSAMVFGGFYLFFFTEKILKMLLKPKNEHHHGHNHFASETLPSKKDQEEGVTEKLQNGDLDHMIPQHCNSDPDGKAPDVDGKVIVGSLSVQDLQASQSACYWLKGVRYSDIGTLAWMITLSDGLHNFIDGLAIGASFTVSAFQGISTSVAILCEEFPHELGDFVILLNAGMSIQQALFFNFLSACCCYVGLAFGILAGSHFSANWIFALAGGMFLYIALADMFPEMNEVCQEDERKGSILIPFVIQNLGLLTGFTIMLLLTMYSGQIQIG, encoded by the exons ATGAAGCTGCCgagcccagccctccccagctgCTTCCTACTGACCCTGCTGCACATATGGAGAGCTGCTCCCGAGGCCCACGCCTCCTCCATGGACATGCAGGCCGTCAGCGCCACCTCTTTCCTGGAGAACCTCATGCATCGCTACGGTGAGGGTGGCAGCCTCACCCTGCAGCAGCTGAAGAAGCTGCTCATCCACCTGAATGTGGGAGTAGACCGGAATAACGCCACACAGCCTGGCCAGGGACACAGGAACCTCTCCACG TGCTTTAGTTCTGGAGACCTCTTTGCTGCTCACAATTTCAGCGAGGAGTCTCGGATTGGGAGGAGTGAGCTCCAGGCGTTCTGCCCCACCATTCTCCAGCAGCTGGACTCTGGGGCCTGTACCTCTGAGAACCAAGAGAATGAAGAGAACGAGCAGACAGAGGAGGGGAAGCCGAGTGCCATCGAAG TGTGGGGCTTTGGTTTCCTCAGTGTCTCACTGATTAACCTGGCCTCTCTCCTGGGAGTCCTCGTCCTGCCGTGCACGGAGAAAGCGTTTTTCAGCCGTGTGCTCACTTACTTCATCGCCCTGTCCATTGGAACGCTGCTCTCTAACGCGCTCTTCCAGCTCATTCCAGAG GCTTTTGGCTTCAATCCTCTGGAAGATTATTATGTCCCCAAGTCTGCCATGGTATTTGGGGGcttctaccttttctttttcacagAGAAGATCTTAAAGATGCTTCTTAAGCCGAAAAATGAG CATCATCACGGACATAACCATTTTGCCTCGGAGACACTTCCTTCCAAGAAGGACCAGGAGGAGGGTGTGACAGAGAAGCTGCAGAATGGGGATCTGGACCACATGATTCCTCAGCACTGTAACAGCGATCCCGATGGCAAGGCCCCGGACGTGGACGGGAAGGTCATCGTGGGCTCGCTCTCCGTGCAG GACCTCCAAGCTTCCCAAAGTGCCTGTTACTGGCTGAAGGGTGTCCGCTACTCTGACATCGGCACCCTGGCCTGGATGATCACCCTGAGTGACGGCCTCCACAACTTCATCGACGGCCTGGCCATAGGTGCCTCCTTCACTGTGTCTGCTTTCCAAGGCATCAGCACGTCTGTGGCCATCCTCTGTGAGGAGTTCCCACACGAGCTGG GAGACTTTGTCATCCTGCTCAATGCTGGGATGAGTATCCAGCAGGCTCTGTTCTTCAACTTCCTTTCTGCCTGCTGCTGCTACGTGGGTCTGGCCTTTGGCATCCTGGCCGGCAGCCACTTCTCGGCCAACTGGATTTTTGCCCTGGCTGGAGGAATGTTCTTATATATTGCTCTGGCTGACATG TTTCCTGAGATGAATGAGGTCTGCCAGGAGGATGAAAGGAAGGGCAGCATCTTGATCCCCTTTGTCATTCAGAACCTGGGCCTCTTGACCGGCTTCACCATCATGCTGCTCCTCACTATGTACTCAGGGCAGATCCAGATCGGATAG